Proteins from one Salvelinus sp. IW2-2015 linkage group LG32, ASM291031v2, whole genome shotgun sequence genomic window:
- the LOC111956813 gene encoding ATP-binding cassette sub-family F member 2: protein MPSDLAKKKAQKKKEAAKSRQKTKKTEDGEGEKPEDGQENGAISNGMESLTKEMDEFELKKTEARAVTGVLASHPNSTDVHVTSMSLTFHGQELLQDTSLELNSGRRYGLIGLNGTGKSMLLAAIGHREVPIPEHIDIYHLTREMSPSEKTALQCVMEVDAERIHLEKEAERLASEDSECEKLMELYERLEELDADKAEVRASQILHGLGFTASMQQKKLKDFSGGWRMRVALARALFLKPFMLLLDEPTNHLDLDACVWLEEELSQFKRILVLISHSQDFLNGVCTNIMHLHERKLKYYTGNYDQYIKTREELEENQMKRFNWEQDQIKHMKNYIARFGHGSAKLARQAQSKEKTLQKMVASGLTESVKNDQTLSFCFPPCGKIPPPVIMVQNVSFKYSDDQPHIYKNLEFGIDLDTRVALVGPNGAGKSTLLKLLMGELLPTDGMIRKNSHVKIGRYHQHLTEQLELDLSPLDYMMKCYPEIKEREEMRKIIGRYGLTGKQQVNPIRNLSDGQKCRVCFAWLAGQNAHMLFLDEPTNHLDIETIDALADAINEYEGGMMLVSHDFRLIQQVAQEIWVCEKQTITKWNRDILAYKDHLKKKIDKNSHGV, encoded by the exons ATGCCTTCAGACCTGGCCAAGAAGAAGGCGCAGAAGAAGAAGGAAGCCGCCAAATCCCGCCAGAAGACAAAAAAGactgaggatggagagggagagaaacctgAGGACGGCCAGGAGAATGGAGCCATAAGCAACG GTATGGAAAGCCTGACCAAGGAGATGGATGAGTTTGAGCTGAAGAAGACTGAGGCGCGGGCGGTGACTGGCGTGCTGGCTTCGCACCCCAACAGCACAGATGTGCACGTCACCAGCATGTCGCTCACCTTCCATGGGCAGGAGCTGCTGCAGGACACCAGCTTGGAGCTCAACTCGGGCCGCCGCTACGGCCTCATTGGCCTCAACGGCACCG GTAAATCCATGTTGCTGGCAGCCATTGGCCACCGTGAGGTACCTATCCCAGAGCACATTGACATCTACCACCTGACCCGTGAGATGTCTCCCAGTGAGAAGACTGCCCTGCAGTGTGTCATGGAGGTGGACGCGGAAAGGATCCATCTGGAGAAGGAGGCAGAGCGCCTGGCATCCGAGGACT CCGAGTGTGAGAAGCTGATGGAGCTTTATGAGCGCCTGGAGGAGCTGGATGCAGATAAGGCTGAGGTGCGGGCCTCCCAGATCCTCCACGGCCTGGGCTTTACCGCCAGCATGCAGCAGAAGAAGCTTAAGGACTTCAGCGGAGGCTGGAGGATGCGCGTCGCTCTGGCCAG GGCCCTGTTCTTGAAGCCGTTCATGTTGCTGCTGGATGAGCCCACCAACCACTTGGACCTGGATGCCTGTGTGTGGCTGGAGGAAGAGCTTAGCCA ATTCAAACGTATTCTGGTCCTGATCTCCCATTCGCAAGATTTCCTCAACGGCGTGTGCACCAACATCATGCACTTGCACGAGCGCAAGCTGAAATACTACACG GGCAACTACGACCAGTACATTAAGACCAGGGAGGAGTTGGAAGAGAACCAGATGAAGCGCTTCAATTGGGAGCAGGACCAGATCAAACACATGAAG AACTACATAGCCAGGTTTGGGCACGGCTCAGCCAAGCTGGCTCGCCAAGCCCAGAGTAAAGAGAAGACTCTGCAGAAGATGGTGGCCTCGGGCCTGACTGAAAGTGTTAAGAATGACCAA ACCCTGTCATTTTGTTTTCCTCCCTGTGGGAAGATTCCCCCTCCTGTCATCATGGTCCAAAATGTCAGCTTCAAGTACTCTGATGACCAG CCCCATATATACAAGAACCTTGAGTTCGGTATCGACCTCGACACCAGAGTGGCCCTTGTGGGGCCCAACGGGGCCGGGAAGTCCACCCTGCTTAAACTCCTCATGGGAGAG CTCCTCCCCACTGACGGTATGATCCGCAAGAACTCCCACGTGAAGATTGGCAGATATCACCAG CATCTAACAGAGCAGCTGGAACTTGACCTCTCCCCCCTGGATTACATGATGAAGTGTTACCCAGAGatcaaggagagggaggagatgaggaagatCATTGGCCGCTATGGGCTGACAGGCAAACAGCAG gtGAACCCCATTAGAAACTTGTCCGACGGGCAGAAGTGCCGGGTGTGCTTTGCCTGGCTGGCCGGGCAGAACGCCCACATGCTCTTCTTGGACGAGCCCACCAATCACTTAGATATCGAGACCATCGATGCCCTGGCCGACGCCATCAACGAGTACGAGGGCGGCATGATGCTGGTTAGCCATGACTTCAGGCTCATCCAGCAG GTGGCCCAGGAGATCTGGGTGTGCGAAAAGCAAACCATCACCAAATGGAACCGGGACATCTTGGCTTACAAAGACCACTTGAAAAAGAAGATAGACAAAAATTCTCATGGTGTATAG